The Ziziphus jujuba cultivar Dongzao chromosome 1, ASM3175591v1 genome segment ggaataagaagaagaatgtAATTTacatttgaaattattatttaaacaattactactattattattataaaaatgagagaaagaagGTGCTGGCTGAGATAAGATATTCAAAGCCGccatttttatttctctctcctcctctctctctctctctctctctctctctctctctgcctaTGATGTTGCAGAGAAGATAACCCACAAACTCTGAGGATGCAGAAAATCTTTGGTCTCCACGCGATTACTAAATTACCCAACTccgattttcattttttaaaaaacattttttttcacCCAGtaattatatagtatataatgatttttttattttttttataatttgtcaaGGACAAGTACTCTATCAGTATTCGTAATTTTGATACGAtggtaaaactaataaaaatatatttccgAATTTTTAAGTGCggattagttaaaaaaaaattatatttatattgcagattattttgtcttcttttttttctcttacaaATTCccaattattattcttattattattatttatttttttttttttacaattttgctCTTTAAATTTAGGCATTTAAATCAAGACCCTAAACCCTTAAATAAGCACCATAATAAGCTTTCGATTaaccaaaaaaccaaataaataaataagcgaaaattttaattgaaaaaacaaacatTTAGGACAAGGATATACAGGACATTTGAGACACCTGATCGTTAAAGATCGAGCACAAATAAAGTGAAATACGTTAAAGATAACTGTCACCGCTtttcttacccaaaaaaaaaaaggtcaccGCTTTGACATTCATTAttaccaaatttaccaaaaagtttttttttttttaaatgaataaataaataaacgtagTTTGCTGTTTTTTCTGGCCGCTGCTTTTTGGTACTTGATAAAGCCAGGAATAAAAAGAGCACCAAACAAGACCAAAAGAACAAAGATggcaaaagtaaaaaaaaatttgtttggtcatttacttcaaatttcatttttctaattttaaaaagtccaTGTTTAGAAAATCAAAAAGGAATAATGCTACATGCACCAAAAaatcagggaaaaaaaatttaatgaaacagAAGAAACATAATGAAACAATTATCTCTAATTTACACCATACTAAGAGCAGATGAAAAAGTAACAAGACACAGAAGAGAATTTGCAAAATAGAAGTACATTAATTGAGGCATAGTTTGCCAAAGTTACATTCAGCAAGTAAAAATGCTCTCTTGCCTACTTTACAGATTTAACACGTTTACTTTCCCTATCACAGTTACAGCCCAATTATAAGTCCCAAGTGTAGATAAACAATTTACACATTTAGTTTCAAACTAAGCGGCCATATCCTTAGCTTCAGTTTTACATAGAAAAAGGGTTTGAAAAGAACAGGACACAAAGGTTAGAATTTCTAAAACAAAGATCTAACCAATTTGGCagaaaatgaatataaatggATTAGACATCAATTACAAAGTCAAGGACTAAATTTGGCAAAATCCAGATGGAACTTTCCATTTGGCCAAAAAAGTATACCCATCAGTTAGCATTCTCTCGCACAGTAAGATGCCGGAGGCTTTAAACTCATCTTCAAAACAGTGTTTCAAGCAGTTTTGGAGAAGACAATGCTGCCACCGACTTGAACTGCTATAACAACAATCACTTCATTATAAGCTTAATAGAATTTTCCATATCTAACATCAAGGAAGTCCCTATTGACATGAACTTTACAAACTACAATTTTGACACCCAAGTAAAGGATAAAAGTGAAATGAAACCACAAATAAAGGTTggaacaattttcttttttcttttttcttttttttttttctttcttttttttcttttttggcaatttgataCCTTCTCTTGTCTATATTTCATGCGTACGGCACTAAGAGGACAACCATTTGTGTTCAACTGTAAGTCTTGTAAGGCAAGAACTGTTGTTTTCAAATCCAATGGCTTGTACGAGGTATAGTATTCTAGTGTCGGATTCTGTCAGTCATGCAAATGAAGTCAGACTTCCACTACATACTTGAACTTAAagtaagaaaaaggaaaaaagacaaACCCATGGATGGCTCGACTGATCTAGTGTCCATCTGGAAAGAAATACAGCCGATGCAGCTATCATAGAAGGAAGGAAATTCAAGAAGCCATAATCTACCAATGTTAGTTCAGCTAGATAATTGGCCAAGTACTCCAGTTCAAGACAAGGGGTCTGAAAGGACGCAATTAGACATATAAGTATCTAATCAAAGGTCTGAACCAAAGGCCAGCAACAGCTTAAAGCAACCATCATACCTTATAAGAAGCTTGAGCTGCACGAAGAAATCTCCTGAAAATCAAGAAATGTGGGTAAGAAAGTGCAGCTGTATACCAATTAGCTTGGACCTATCTCTAATGTAGATCACAATATAAGCTTCAAAGTACCTGAGAAAAGTTTTTGCTGTGGGTGCAAAAAGTTGAAAACTGAAATGCTTCAACACTTGAATCTCCATTTGCAATACCTGCAAGTTTACTTTATTCAGGAATTCAaccaaaagaaattttaaaggCAATGAATAAATAAGAACAGTTTCACATCATGCCATAGCACCATATGTATTACAGACAACTCCATTACCAAGAACAAGGAATTTTAATATGTGGCTTATTTAAGATGGGGCTTAATTAACTTAAAGTCATGAACTCTAACAATATAATTTTCTCATTATCCATTCACATGCCGATGTACTGTCTATGTATTGAGTAGATATACGAGAATCATTTTCCCATATCTATATATTGAGTATAAGAATAATCACATACCTCCTCTCTCGTGTAAGTATTGTCTGTGATGAAGCAAAATTCTTCTACGCGTGGTGCACAAATTTCTTCATACTTTCTTTAAACCACAAAGAAAACCACATTCAGCATCACAATTAACAACGTTAGAAATTATACGCTGAAATATGCATTTAAACAAACTCTCTGAACTTCCAAGTACAGAGTTACTTGCAGGGGATTAGTAGTAACAAACCAGACTAGTTATCCTATACATGTCCTTAATTCTTCATTGATGGAGATTAATCTTTACCATATTATTAATCATCTTATTTTTTGAATGCCTCCACTGATAATTTAGCAGTGGCATAAGCATCTAACATTGGAAACAACCTTCTCTACAGTTTTAACTAGAACTTCTGATATTGCTGAAATTCTCGATTATGATTTCTGAATGAGAAGTTTAGCAGTTGGCTTTGATATGAATATGAAAGCTTACGAGGAAATCAGCATGCAAGTGATTCCAAGAAGTTGAAGTCTATGTCTTTCTATGTAGTTTTGAGAGAGAAACCAATCAATTAGATGTACTGTGAGATAAAGTGTATCTGGGACCAACTTGTATTCCTCTGATACCTGAAACCAAGATAAAACTGGTTAGCTATTACATCTGTTGGTTCTCAAATTTTGCGAAGAAAAGATAATGTGGCAGTTCATCATCGACTAGCCAAATAAAATGCCTGAAAGTATTGAAGAATTCCTTGAATTGGAGCTGCACACTTAACCCACTTCACAttgttgttttataattttgaccaaccaaatgcacaataaaaaaaaataaaaagataattaaaaatatatatatatatatatatatatattaactatgCTGACAACCACAGCACAACATGCGAGCAGcttaaaaaaaggagaaaactgTAAAGACTAGACATTTTACATGTGACAGGTAAAGATGCATTGCGTTTAGGATGAAATTTCAAGCATATAAAGTATATTTAGAGCAcccaaaatgaatattatgtCCTTTTCTCAAAAGAATGGAATACCCTTGATCATTCAACGCTACTTTAGTTTTGATGCAGGAGTCAACAACCATAGCTTCATTGACTACAATCAAGGTGTGTATGCTTCAACTAATAAAAGTATTAGTATGACTAACAAAAATCAAGATTGACAAATCGATTCTAACCTCTACAAGCCAATCCACCAAAATACCCCGCATACTTTGGGTGATATCTCGCTGTATTGTTTCCATACAGTTTGGATATGGTCTACGAGAAAGCTGGAGAAGAAGAATAAATTAGATTGTAAATCAGAATTCTGTCTAGACTGAGGACACAAAGATAATGAACACATATTTTAATGCCCCAAAGCAAGCAGAGAGCAGCATCAAGAATTTGATTTGACCCGACTGTGAAGGCGCAAAAACGTGCCTTAGAGGAGGTACCCCTCGTTATTTTAAGTtgtaaaataaacaaccatcttTACCAAATTGAGTGAattttaattaacaattatCACTTTGTTGGATTCCATTTTCCAAAGAAAGTTCTGGTAGCACAAACCTCTGCAACACGTAAATTGTTATAGATATCAGGAGCATAGAGGCAACAAAATTCAGGATTCTTGTGATTCGCATCAATGTCAACAATGTCTGGAGTTCTTGATGTCATGATGTTGCCATATCCTTTCTCTGCTTcaacaatttgaaaaaataaataaataaaagtaacagATTGCTGGATGCAGAAATTAAAACACAACAAAATTGTAACAAGCAGTATACAGTTTTTAGCCGCAAACTATACAGTACAAACGATGGCCAAAGAGCTAAATTATGGCCAACAATAGAATATGGCATGACATTCATATACTGCCTACAAAAGCTTTAGATTCCAATTTCATGGATTTGCTGTAAAAAGaattaatctaaattttatacAAGAAAAGTTTTATATAGTACTTACTCAAATCAGGTTAAAAACACAACTCTTTCCCTGTTAGCCTACATATCTAACACCCTTCATTAAACATTTATATCCTTCCCCAAAGGATCCATTCTTACCCAGGCAGAACAATGTGATCTTAAGCAGTAGACCTAGAAAGCTGCCAGTTAGTATTTGTTTGAACTTCGGgagatgatattattattattactgaatAAGTATGATAAATATGTTTGAAGTGTATAGACAAACGATTACTGCTAATTGATATGACAACATTGCTcataggaagcaaaaatatattttatttgagaaaCAACCTTAGATTAGATCTTTGGAACACGCAAAGCCCTTGTGTTCACATAATAATTAAACTGAATTTGACTACCATTAGACATTAAGCTTCCTTTGTTATAATTAGATGTAATGTAAATAAAGCAAAATCAAGAAGTAAATCATATGCTGCTAGGAGTACCAGAATATTTTATGCTTTAAAACAGGCACATCCAAGACAGACAAATATTGAGAAgtaaattttctcaaattttacCAAAGCTTCTAGGCAAGCATACAACTGCCACAGGATTGTCAtgtttagataaaaaaaagCTAGAGTACCAAACAGCGCACCTTTCTTTGAAGGACTTTCAAGTTGTGAATTCGTTAAAGAACTTTGACTATCAAACTGGTGACCATCTTCGTCACACCCCTTTAAGGTAGTTAACCTAAGAGGTAAATTTTCTTCCAAATTAACTGAAAATTTAACCTCTTCCAATTGAACTTCTATTTTCACTATTTCTTGCAcattcttttctttcaaatcaGACTGAGGAGGAGGAAACTCTGTAGAAACAGAAGGGGTCACTCTGGTCTCCTTCTTCCAACCTTTTTTGGCTGTCTTGTTGTTCTTAGCCTAACAATAatcaaaattgaagaaaaagtcACATTTTTAATAGAACAAAAGCTTTCACGAAGGAgatattaatcaatctaataaatcttgaagtaaataaaaaaccagTAAGTGAAAGCCTTCGTCCAGgcaatatttaatcaattatgTACAAAACACTATTGACAAGTCAACAACTGAGGACCCTGAAatcatttgtcttttttttcaaaacatagTATGTCGATCTGAGAAGCAAGATCTGACCTGAACTTTGGGGGCGTTGAAACAGCTcctatcacaacaaatattgGTTACATCCTGAAGCACCACTCTTCTCTTACTCGGAACACATGCATTTTCAGAACTGGTATGGTTCTCATCAGTGGCacttctctttgaatttgtttgtGAAGCCTGCTTCTTATTTTGCTGTGCCGGTGCTTTTAAAGGGGGTAACTGTCCAGATGCAGCTAAGGCAGCAGCTCTAGAACGTGTTATTCGACCAGGAAGCTCTCTACCATTAGCAGTCATCACATTTTCTCTCTTCATGTTTTCAGGCCTTGGGAAAACAAGGCACAGAGCATTAAACTGAAACTAGTTTAAGGAACCTACAATAAACCAGGCCAAGTGAATTTGTGAGCAAACTGCATGTCAGCATCTCAACAGAAATACAGATAGCTAAGGCAGAAGATGAAGAATAGACATTAAATTGAAGATCAGAACTTGTATCTTTCTTTTTAATACTGCTGCATATCAGCAATTCTACAGAGATACAGACAGCTAAGGCAGAAGATGAAGAATAGACGTTAAATTCAAGATCAGAACTTGTGTCTGTCTCGTTGATACCTAAATTTAATAGGTAGATTAGGTCTTACAGGTAATATATTTGGAAGATCTTAGGGGTATGTCTGGAATGCAGATTTAGAGATGCACCTTGTCGACTATAAAAAGCAGGCAGACAAAATCCCATTCAAACTGCAAATTGGTTTCTCTCCGTAGTCATATCATCTAACATATACGCTAAACTTATAACGAACTAACTGAAGGTAGATTTTCTAGCGCATAGAACAGCCACATTCTGGATGCTGAAAGAAAGTAAGTCATTTAAAATGCATAATTTGAGATCCAGTAAGCTTATATAAGTTTGAATCTGTAGTAGGCTATCAAAACTATCTCAACTAAAATCCTAATAGTCAATCTTTCCCCAAAAATCTTCATAAACATACCGGAAGAATTGGGGACATTTATTAAGTTTTTGTTCATGaagaattttcataatttttttttttttgtatagtcCTCAGCAAAGcattaagaaaaaacaaaaaacagagagaaaatatCTTGACATGTATAATGACAATGACTTGGAAACAGCAGACTCAATATGCATCAAGCACCATACACAACAAACATGTAAATTCTTAACACAAATATAATCAATAATTCATGAAGAATTATTCATGGAAACTAATGCAGGAAAGCGCATGCATATATAACAGACAAAATTTTTGCCCATTAGTTTGGTTGATGAGAAAAGAATTTGCAATTTTAATCTCTTGAAATCTTTCGTTATTCGGACGGAAGTGCGATCAAAAAtacattagaaaaataaaaaataaaaataaaaagctcatCATTTCAGCTTCTTCTCTTCGCATATAATTCCTGGCAACCAACCAGCGCATCAAGCTCAGGTCATGAGTAgtaaaaatctttctttttaaCGAATCCAACTTTCAAAACTTCCCTATGTcccccccacacacacacacaaaaaaaaaaaaaaaaatgctttctaCACTTCAAGACTACTAAAATTTTTgacaaagcaaaaaaaagaaaaaatggcgACTGGTCTTGTTCCAAGAAAATTGGAAGAAACGAAAAGGAAATGAATGAAAACCCTCTAAAAATTAGAGAAGAAACAATCTCAACTGATATAAGGAAAATTCTCGACCCAGCTTCATTATTTGTTGAGctcttttatcttcttctcCATACTTCCTCGCCAAACTAAGTACTCATAAACACTCAAAAAACCGTAAATTTTGTCCCAATCTTCAAGAATTGCACAGATTTTAGAAACCCACTAAACCCTAATCCATGCATTACCAAGTAaaaccatattttattttattttattttttttcaaaatcagaaAACTTCAATCAGACAAACACACAATGCATATAAGATTAACGCATTACATTTGTGTAAAATATATGCGTGGTTGTCAAAGATTGACCTGAGAGACTCTCCTCTGAGCTTCCAGACCTCCATAGACAGAGGTTTAAAAAGCAAagagatagatagagagagagagagagagagaaagagaaagagctcTTCACTGCGAGCGGGATTGTAAGGAATTTGAAACGCTGAGAAATAATGgagcttaaaataaataaaattaaaaattttaaaatgttttagaaaCTACAATATTATAACgttttgataatttaaatgagAAAATAGTGGAGTTGACCGGTTGACCAAAAGTGCACAGttcattgagttttttttttcttttttttttttttgggtgggggtttcgcttaattttgatttttgattcgGATTTACGGTCAGATCGCGCGTGAGATCTGTAACATCTGTTGGATTTAGAGTTTGAGATTACGATTTCACCCCCCGAGTTATTGGGGTGTTTATGAGTGTATTTTGGGTTTGACTTGTTGAATTTACCTTTGGGTTTTGCGCTTTTATCAAGGGTAagttttggtaattaattaatggcTGTCAGATTCAATTCGTTGCGGTTCAGGAAAGGGTCTGGATCGTATACGGGTGAGAGTATCTTTTCTGCTAAAAGGGGGAACTGGAAGTTTCACTTTCGTTcttatttctcaaattttttaaaaaaataataataaaaaaaggtctggaagtttcatattttattggacGACACGTGGCGCGTGGAATTGTTTAAAATGTCCAAATAACTCTTCCTAGGATTAGGTGTGTCAGTCGGGCTTGCCTTAGACCAACTttgcatttataattttttatttacttttttgttatttttggctAACAAAGTTTTTGCTTTTCGTTTACTTGGTTCTTCCCCAGCTGTCAGTCATTTACTCATTCCAAATTTACAATGAagataacaaatttaaaaaaaaaaataataattggtgACTTTTGAATCTGAAGTTCAAATTGATTCAAAATATGCCAAAAACTTCTGCTATTTTTGGCATTTTTAAACTCAGAATtactagtcttttttttttttttttttaagtaaatgacTAATAAGTCTACTTAAAATattagcttttctttctttttcctttttttttcccattttttataTCTGACACATTCTCGAATTTCTTACAAAAGACATACAAACAAGCAATCTTAAAACACTGCGACATTTGgttgtttaataaaataaagaagtttattattaaaaaaa includes the following:
- the LOC107406728 gene encoding cyclin-A2-4 isoform X1, with the translated sequence MKRENVMTANGRELPGRITRSRAAALAASGQLPPLKAPAQQNKKQASQTNSKRSATDENHTSSENACVPSKRRVVLQDVTNICCDRSCFNAPKVQAKNNKTAKKGWKKETRVTPSVSTEFPPPQSDLKEKNVQEIVKIEVQLEEVKFSVNLEENLPLRLTTLKGCDEDGHQFDSQSSLTNSQLESPSKKEKGYGNIMTSRTPDIVDIDANHKNPEFCCLYAPDIYNNLRVAELSRRPYPNCMETIQRDITQSMRGILVDWLVEVSEEYKLVPDTLYLTVHLIDWFLSQNYIERHRLQLLGITCMLISSKYEEICAPRVEEFCFITDNTYTREEVLQMEIQVLKHFSFQLFAPTAKTFLRRFLRAAQASYKTPCLELEYLANYLAELTLVDYGFLNFLPSMIAASAVFLSRWTLDQSSHPWNPTLEYYTSYKPLDLKTTVLALQDLQLNTNGCPLSAVRMKYRQEKVSNCQKRKKRKKKKKEKRKKKIVPTFICGFISLLSFTWVSKL
- the LOC107406728 gene encoding cyclin-A2-3 isoform X3 → MKRENVMTANGRELPGRITRSRAAALAASGQLPPLKAPAQQNKKQASQTNSKRSATDENHTSSENACVPSKRRVVLQDVTNICCDRSCFNAPKVQAKNNKTAKKGWKKETRVTPSVSTEFPPPQSDLKEKNVQEIVKIEVQLEEVKFSVNLEENLPLRLTTLKGCDEDGHQFDSQSSLTNSQLESPSKKEKGYGNIMTSRTPDIVDIDANHKNPEFCCLYAPDIYNNLRVAELSRRPYPNCMETIQRDITQSMRGILVDWLVEVSEEYKLVPDTLYLTVHLIDWFLSQNYIERHRLQLLGITCMLISSKYEEICAPRVEEFCFITDNTYTREEVLQMEIQVLKHFSFQLFAPTAKTFLRRFLRAAQASYKTPCLELEYLANYLAELTLVDYGFLNFLPSMIAASAVFLSRWTLDQSSHPWNPTLEYYTSYKPLDLKTTVLALQDLQLNTNGCPLSAVRMKYRQEKFKSVAALSSPKLLETLF
- the LOC107406728 gene encoding cyclin-A2-3 isoform X2: MKRENVMTANGRELPGRITRSRAAALAASGQLPPLKAPAQQNKKQASQTNSKRSATDENHTSSENACVPSKRRVVLQDVTNICCDRSCFNAPKVQAKNNKTAKKGWKKETRVTPSVSTEFPPPQSDLKEKNVQEIVKIEVQLEEVKFSVNLEENLPLRLTTLKGCDEDGHQFDSQSSLTNSQLESPSKKEKGYGNIMTSRTPDIVDIDANHKNPEFCCLYAPDIYNNLRVAELSRRPYPNCMETIQRDITQSMRGILVDWLVEVSEEYKLVPDTLYLTVHLIDWFLSQNYIERHRLQLLGITCMLISSKYEEICAPRVEEFCFITDNTYTREEVLQMEIQVLKHFSFQLFAPTAKTFLRRFLRAAQASYKTPCLELEYLANYLAELTLVDYGFLNFLPSMIAASAVFLSRWTLDQSSHPWNPTLEYYTSYKPLDLKTTVLALQDLQLNTNGCPLSAVRMKYRQEKQFKSVAALSSPKLLETLF